Genomic window (Bombus vancouverensis nearcticus chromosome 2, iyBomVanc1_principal, whole genome shotgun sequence):
GTCAAGAGTAGATGTTTTTAGGGAACGTTTATTTCGTTCATAGTATGTACTTAGACAAGATTCCCGATATTTGCCATGCACGTTTAATAGAGAACATATCGCAACGTACAATTTAATTTCAGTATGTTTGTAGATTGATTGATAGTTTCTGCTTTATGCTGTGTTCTTTATTGCTCtatgaattttttttatagtttactccttttaggtgttcgcaCATATaagtttaatcatttttttcGGTATATATGTTCGTTTTGTTCATTTCCTATACCATTTTCTTCTTCCTTGCATGAAggaatacatacatatatgtctCCAATTGATTGAAAAAAATTCGGTTGAAATATGTTTTTCAAACAAGTAATTATCATTGTACTTTATTATgattttagaaataaatatatatgttgaTAAAATGAAATACTTGCTTAATTACTATTTAAAGTAATTTTATTAAGGTTACTGCATATAtcttgtaaaaaaaatatatatatatatttaatgtctttttaatcaaaattaaaGTGAATGAACTAAAAATAGgcaaattcaaaatttattatattacatacataCCATAATATCATCAGTTCCTTTatattttgattaatttattttacttacgtTAAATGCAATATATTTGATCTTAAGTAAGATAAGATTTTTAACAATATTGAAGCAAAGATGAAACATCTAACACAACAGTAAAATCATATATTATTTTGGAATTTTGTATCTTTTACAAAGTGTAGAAATTAttcaaagatatatatatatatatatagaattaaaTGATTGCTCAAAAactttttaatcttttaatttaagtacctttttttttcattttatactcTACTTTTGCCCAACAAAATTACTTTCTGATTATACAAGTgtcatttttacaaaaaaaaaaaaaataaatctaGATTATAGTACTATGACAACTGATCCAGAGCGTGCTGGTGAAAATAGTGAAATGGAATCTGTTGAAGATGAAGATGAGAACAAAGCCCCAGAGCTTTTCTCCAAAATTTTAAATAGAGCTGATGTGTTAGCTGCTCTACAAGATCGCACTGCACCTGGAATAGAGGTATTCAAATTTCATATTGCAAATAATAAACAGATATTAATGGTTAGTAACTTTCTAAACAGAACCTTGTACAATCAATAGAAAAAGAtatagtaaaatttaaatttaaagctTTCAACTGAAATTGAAGCTATTCCATTAAAGGTTTTAATCATTGTGTATAACTTTTGTATCTCATTTTAATTATCAATATTGAATTCTGTTTAAAGACTCATATAATTCATTTAGTCCTTGATAATGTTTTAATGTGTCTATTTTATctgatatttcaatattttagtaTTATTCTACAGAACAATTTGTATAAATCAGATTAAGTAAATGGATCATATTGATTTggaacttaaaaaaaaaatagtgaaCTTTTGCCTATTGGGTAAAAATGCTCTTTAtttaaggaaatagaatgttgCTTTGTCAAGtattataaattcattttttaataagcttatgtataattattattttttatgtttttcctCAAACTTGAATCAATTGGACAAAAAAGAATTTTGTAGTTCTCTAATATAATTTAATCAACTGAATCCATGTAATTTTGTTCCCTtacaacaattttattatttttttgttttgtccAAAGTAATTCCTATTTACATGTGTTATCAAATTTGTTGCTTGTTTAATCAGCTATTAGTGCAGGCCATGAATTATGCACCGCAGTAGATTAGAATTGAATATTTcttcaattatatatataaaaatattaataactttgtttttttattatattccatACCCCAataagtttaaattttatttactgttcgttgatttaaatattttagttaaatatattaaataattaggatataaaatattacatatgtCCAGTTTCTTGTATTTAAACAAATttactattaaaaaatattgattatatttttgatattatttttgaaagccAATGTTAAAAGAAAACATTCAATTTTTATAGCAAATGCAGAATCTTCCAGCTCCTGTAAAGCGCAGAATTAAAGCTCTGAAACAGTTGCAATTAGTTACGACTAATATTGAAGCAAAATTCTATGAGGAAGTACATGCCTTGGAATGTGCTTATTACAAAATGTGTGCTCCTCTCTATGAAAAGAGGAGTGATATAATATCTGGCGTCTATGAACCAACGGATGAGCAATGTGTATGGGAGAGTGATGATGAAGAAGAAGGATTAACTAATGATTTGAAAACAAAAGCGAATCTCGAAGATGATAAAGAACCTAAAAAAGAAGAGTATggccattttattttcattaaataaacTAAGAATTCTGCTGCAAGAGTAtaagattaaaaattattgttttcttTCACACTACTTTTTATGAATGTCCTAATGTTACGAACTCTACTAACAAATCTTAATTATTTTAGGGGTGAAAATGAAGATATTAAAGGGATTCCAGATTTCTGGTtgacaatatttaaaaatgttgaAACATTAGCTGACATGGTTCAGGAACATGATGAACCAATACTCAAACATTTGTATGATATTAAAGTGATATTTCTTGAATCTAATCCAATGGTAagttggaaaagaaaaaaatcattAAATATCTACATATAAACGAAAACCTACCTATACCattaatatacaaataaaattgtgaaacataaatagaaatgaaataGAAAGAATTGCATTAAAGATAATAAGATTTTTTGTAGGGCTTTGTTCTTGAGTTCCATTTCGAGCCAAATGAATACTTTTCTAATTCAGTTTTAACAAAAGAGTACCATATGAAGTGCACCCCTGAAAAAAATGACCCATTTAGTTTTGAAGGACCCGAAATATACAAATGTAaggtaaatattatttttaatctaagtttatatgttttattttctacatgaagaaaaaatttattcaaaagtACACATATTCATCCTAACCATTTGTACAGGGTTGTGTGATTGActggaaaaagggaaagaacgTTACAGtaaaaactataaaaaagaATCAGAAACATAAATCTCGAGGGTCCATAAGAACTGTAACAAAAACTGTTCAGAACGACTCGTTTTTCAACTTTTTCAGTCCACCAATTGGTAAGCCAaaccaatatttttatattttatgttttactTACATATTGGAGGTAATATATATTACTATTGTTATTAATTGTAAACTATTTTTCTAGTGCCAGATGATTCTGAAGCAGAAATAGATGATGACACTCAAGCTTTATTATCCAGTGACTTTGAAATTGGCCATTATATAAGAGAACGTATAATTCCTAGAGCTGTACTGTATTATACAGGTATTTCACAAAGTGgttaatatttaagaaaaaatatgGTTTTTTCGAGTTTTGCTAGAACTCTCAAAACTATTGACTAGTGAAAGTAATTTATTGACATATAATGAGTAATGAgtaaaaaacgatattttagGAGAAGGCTtggaagacgaagacgaagactaTGAGGAAGAAGAGGGTGATGAGGACGACCCTGAGGAAGAAGATGAAGATGATGAGGAATCTTCTCCGAATAATGCACCATCAGGTGGGAAACAACAGGGAACTGATCCTAATGACTGTAAACAACAGTAGAATTACATACAAAttttgctaaaaaaaaaaaattattcgtgcgtacacacacaaacacacacagAACACATAAAACCTGACCGATAACTGCCTAGATATCATCCTGCACCTGTGGCTCCAACATAATCCTGTTCGTATCAATCATCTAATATCGTATCATATCTCCTATTCCAGATCAAGCCTAGATTCTTCGACATACCGGTGACAAAAAAAATTATGCGTACCCTCCCCTTATCTGACGTTGACGATGAGTAGAAAATACGGCTCATTAACAGCCTAAGATTTAATATCATATAAGTATAAACGAATTGCGCTCTCAGCTCTACATAATCATTGTCACTTTTAATTGCTTCATTTTATACTATTGTTACGTTTATATACAAACAAAGTTAGttgaatttttttcaaaacgcaCGTTGACCTATGAAGAAATTTTTGGGTACTGTTAAAgcatttttaatacaaaaattgaaaaaaaaaacgcaaaCAGCAGATAGCGCTTTGTTTCTTCTTGCCATGTAACAACTTCTGTAGTGCCATTTTCCTCtcctgtttcttttcttttttccttgttGCATTTTTTAACATTGTTCTTTTCCTGTAAGTTCTTAGAATTTGCTTAAGTTACAAAAAATCATGTCCTTTTTATACggttttatattaaattgtttTCAATCCAATTTGTTATAATCTTGAATTATAATAGACTTCGAAACTGATCAAGCTTGCTGTGTTACCTTTATAATAGGTTTTATGAAATTTCGTGTGATACTTTTGTGCATTGtacttaaatataaattaaataagttCTAACGGTGGTGGTCAGGTAAGTAGTAAATAATTGAAGATTATTTCACACTTTCATTGGATTTACCATGTTTTACATgggaaacaaaattaaaaaaaagacacaAAAGATTATTATAGTTTTTGGAATTGTATAATAATGTACACCAATAAAGTACACCAAATTTACTTTTTCTAGTAAAATTTACTTAAATTTACAAAAATGGTACTAATACCTTTTTTTCTAGTGCAATATTAAAATTGAGAAGCATCTGTAGCttagtaaaaataataacatttatagctgttaacattaaatatatgtatatctttcttatacaataaaatatatatcgcgataatacgaatatattttattataatctatgtattatataaatgtataagtaaatcaaaaatgtaatttaaaaatcataACTATTTACGTCTTTTTCGAagtacaaaaaaatatattgtagtTACACTTAGTGACATCTTTGAAGAATTATGATAATGTTACTGGTCATTGCTCTACTTTATAGACCTTTACAGCTTTACCATAGAGATATAAAGGTAGATTACGCGAGTCATACATTACCGTGTAAGTGGATGTGATATGGGAATAGAAAAAGAACGCTGCATAGTGGCGTTTATCTAATAGACATGCATACTGACGCCGCTTATTGATCGGTGTTACACCGACATATTGACTATACGAATGCGCATACGGGATTAAACGAGCACACAAGAAGCCTCTACGTagcgttctctttctatttctatgTCGCTTTCTCAGCTCGCTTACGCACTCTATCTGTATATCTTTATCAATTTTACAGTATAATAATTGTGCTCGTGACCAATAATGCGATAACTAAAGTGCACTGATaagcgtttttttctttttttcttcttattacCTGAATAAAGATAATCTCGTGTATTTTGACGCAAAAGGATTTTTGCTAAGTGAATATGTCTCGAAAAGATCAACAAATTTTAAAACAGTTTTACAATTGTTGTATTTTACGCGAGGGGAAAATCTTAAACGAAGATTTATGGGTTCGCGATGGGAAAGTCGTTGACCCAGAAAAAATTTTTTACGACGAAAAAGTCAAACCACATATAAGAATCGATTGCAACGGCGCGTTAATTTCTCCTGGATACATTGATCTTCAAATCAATGGTATATAATGCAAGtataataacaataatcatttcattataatttagtataatttgttgtaaatattattcttttatattacatatattagtATACAAAATTTTGGTATAAATTATTAGATAATAAGGCTTTTACGATAAATATTAACTTTgtacaaaaatattacaaatctaATTGTATGTACAATTACAATTCGTAACTATTATCTTATCTACTAGGTGGTTTTGGAATCGATTTTACACATAATGTTAATGATGTAGAAGGAGGAATTAATAAAGTAGCTAAAAAATTGCTTGAATTTGGTGTAACATCATTTTGTCCAACTTTGGTTACATCACCTAGTGAAACATATCATAAGATATTACCAAACATTAAGAGAACAAAAGGTGGGAAACATGGTGCCACTGTATTAGGAGTTCATTTAGAAGGACCTTTCATTAGTCCAAGTAAAAAGGGAGCTCATCCAGAGAATCatataaaacaatttgaaaaagcAAGTCtccaaaatattttcaatgcatacatttaatgtatatatgaacatcaaacaaattttaatgCATCAGTAAATGTTCATATGTGAATAAATTgctattatttttattcatgtAACTTTTCATGCTTCAAACACATATAtaaatctaatatttttaattatctctTCATATATGTGGATTTTAGGGTTTCAAGTCATTAAGTGATATGTATGGAAGTTTAGAAAATGTTTGTCTTGTAACATTGGCACCTGAACTTCCTAATGCTCAATCTGTGATAACAGAATTGtgtaaaagaaatattacaGTTTCTCTTGGTAAGATATAACTAttccaattttaataatttaatatctcTTCTAAATCTAAATATTTTAGGACATTCTGTAGCAAATTtgaaagaaggagaagaggcTGTAAAGAATGGAGCATCTTTTATTACCCATCTTTTTAATGCAATGTTACCAGTAATTATACAAAatgattttctattttataaaaaatataaatcatcAGTCAAGCGTAAAtgataaatttgtatttatagtTTCATCATAGAGATCCAGGATTAGTTGGTCTCTTAACATCTGATCAAGTTCATTCTGGAAAAATTATCCATTATGGCATAATTGCAGATGGAATTCATACTCATCCAGCAGCATTGCGTATAGCTCATAGAACCCACCCTGAAGGTATATATGTGTATCTTTTTTTATAAGACAATCCTTACCTCTTAATTACtaattaaaaagtttttaaaattaatatttaattttgcgtTTTAGGTCTTGTTTTAGTTACTGATGCACTGTCAGCGCTAGGATTAGAAGAAGGCATACATCAATTAGGACAGCTTAAAATCGAAATGCGCTCGGGACGTGCATATATTGCTGAGACAGATATACTGTGTGGAAGTACAGCAGAAATGTCGAAATGCGTTCGTCATTTCAAAGAAGCAACAGGTAATTTAAACAATATGACATGTATGATATatagattttttaaattcaattttgatctttttaagaattattaatattt
Coding sequences:
- the Nap1 gene encoding nucleosome assembly protein 1 isoform X1 encodes the protein MTTDPERAGENSEMESVEDEDENKAPELFSKILNRADVLAALQDRTAPGIEQMQNLPAPVKRRIKALKQLQLVTTNIEAKFYEEVHALECAYYKMCAPLYEKRSDIISGVYEPTDEQCVWESDDEEEGLTNDLKTKANLEDDKEPKKEEGENEDIKGIPDFWLTIFKNVETLADMVQEHDEPILKHLYDIKVIFLESNPMGFVLEFHFEPNEYFSNSVLTKEYHMKCTPEKNDPFSFEGPEIYKCKGCVIDWKKGKNVTVKTIKKNQKHKSRGSIRTVTKTVQNDSFFNFFSPPIVPDDSEAEIDDDTQALLSSDFEIGHYIRERIIPRAVLYYTGEGLEDEDEDYEEEEGDEDDPEEEDEDDEESSPNNAPSGGKQQGTDPNDCKQQ
- the Nap1 gene encoding nucleosome assembly protein 1 isoform X2, which codes for MTTDPERAGENSEMESVEDEDENKAPELFSKILNRADVLAALQDRTAPGIEQMQNLPAPVKRRIKALKQLQLVTTNIEAKFYEEVHALECAYYKMCAPLYEKRSDIISGVYEPTDEQCVWESDDEEEGLTNDLKTKANLEDDKEPKKEEGENEDIKGIPDFWLTIFKNVETLADMVQEHDEPILKHLYDIKVIFLESNPMGFVLEFHFEPNEYFSNSVLTKEYHMKCTPEKNDPFSFEGPEIYKCKGCVIDWKKGKNVTVKTIKKNQKHKSRGSIRTVTKTVQNDSFFNFFSPPIVPDDSEAEIDDDTQALLSSDFEIGHYIRERIIPRAVLYYTGEGLEDEDEDYEEEEGDEDDPEEEDEDDEESSPNNAPSDQA
- the Nap1 gene encoding nucleosome assembly protein 1 isoform X3; this translates as MQNLPAPVKRRIKALKQLQLVTTNIEAKFYEEVHALECAYYKMCAPLYEKRSDIISGVYEPTDEQCVWESDDEEEGLTNDLKTKANLEDDKEPKKEEGENEDIKGIPDFWLTIFKNVETLADMVQEHDEPILKHLYDIKVIFLESNPMGFVLEFHFEPNEYFSNSVLTKEYHMKCTPEKNDPFSFEGPEIYKCKGCVIDWKKGKNVTVKTIKKNQKHKSRGSIRTVTKTVQNDSFFNFFSPPIVPDDSEAEIDDDTQALLSSDFEIGHYIRERIIPRAVLYYTGEGLEDEDEDYEEEEGDEDDPEEEDEDDEESSPNNAPSGGKQQGTDPNDCKQQ
- the LOC117163275 gene encoding N-acetylglucosamine-6-phosphate deacetylase; protein product: MSRKDQQILKQFYNCCILREGKILNEDLWVRDGKVVDPEKIFYDEKVKPHIRIDCNGALISPGYIDLQINGGFGIDFTHNVNDVEGGINKVAKKLLEFGVTSFCPTLVTSPSETYHKILPNIKRTKGGKHGATVLGVHLEGPFISPSKKGAHPENHIKQFEKGFKSLSDMYGSLENVCLVTLAPELPNAQSVITELCKRNITVSLGHSVANLKEGEEAVKNGASFITHLFNAMLPFHHRDPGLVGLLTSDQVHSGKIIHYGIIADGIHTHPAALRIAHRTHPEGLVLVTDALSALGLEEGIHQLGQLKIEMRSGRAYIAETDILCGSTAEMSKCVRHFKEATGCSIVESLEAATLHPARTLGIEKTKGVLNYEADADMVMLNKNLELLSTWIAGECVHCNCMYVEYCQ